TAATCATCGGTCAGGTTTGGACCTACATTACCCTGGCCATGATCGCCATGGCATGCTATGCAACGGCTTTTAAAGATATCCTGACCCGAACTTAACACGGCCACGTCGGTTGTAAGTTTGACGGTATTTTCATCAACCATATTCCCTACTTTGGCCAGGTAAGCCGCCTTTTCTTTAGCAGCAACAGCCATTTCATTTTTATATTCGTCGTACTGTAACGGCGCAGCATCGAATACGTGATAAATAAGCAGGTAACCTATTGCGAAGGCTATTGTTACGTAGAACAGGTACATAAACCAAGCAGGCGTCGGGTTGTCGAGTTCCTGTATACCATCGTAATCGTGCTCTATCAGCAGCGATTTTTCTTCCGACATAGGCTTCAGCGATAACAACCTGTTTAACCTGTCGGCGCGCGCGGCCTTCCTGGCTTCTTTAAGCGCTGCTTTGTCGGCTTTTGCGTCAACTGCTGCTTCGGGACCAAGCAATAAACGGGCGACCAGTTTGAATGCTTTTAACACCGTAAGCATGGCTACAATAAGCACAACTAATGCAATCATAATAGCGCCATAGCCTATATAATTCATCGTTTCGCCTGATAAAAGACTATGATCATCGGCCGCAAATGCCGGCTGAATACTTAGTATGAGGAGTGATAAAAATATGAAGCGGATAGTTTTCATGACTTTAAAGGATTAGGGGTTTCTTCCGTACAATCATTTAAGGGTATATCGCTCATGTAATCAACATGCTGTTTGCGCAGGCGCAATAACAGTACGGTAACCACGATGAAGAATACAAGGAATATGAACATGGAGAACAGCAGGTAAACCTGGTTACCGTCGATATGCTCTGTAAATTGTCTAAACATCTTCTTAATTATTTGCAGTTTTATTTGCTTTAATATCGGTTCCCAGGCGTTGCAGGTAAGCGATAATGGCTACTATTTCTTTGTTGCTCTTAACCTTGATATGGTCCTTAGCCAAGTTATCGGCAATGCCTTTAGCCTGCTTGTCCAGGTCGTTGTTTGCTATCTTGTCGTAACCGGTCGGGTATGGAACGCCCAATGATTGCATGGCCCTTATTTTGGCCCCCGTTGTATTGGTGTCCAGCTTTTGTTTTATCAGCCAGCTATATTCGGGCATGATACTCCCCGGCGACATCAGCCTGGGGTCCATCAGGTGATTAAAATGCCACGAGTCGCCATACTTGCCGCCTTCGCGCTGCAGGTCGGGGCCGGTTCGTTTCGATCCCCACAGGAATGGGTGGTCGTACACGAATTCGCCCGCTTTGCTGTATTCGCCATAACGTTCCGTCTCCGACCTGAACGGCCTTATGGTTTGCGAGTGGCAGTTGACGCACCCCTCGCGGATATAGATGTCGCGGCCCTGTAACTCAAGTGGTGTATAAGGCTTGACGCTTGCAATAGTTGGGATATTAGAAGATATGGTCAGCGTTGGCATAAGTTCTACAAATGTTCCGATAAGGATGACGATCAGCGATGCAACCAGGAAAAGGATAGGCTTGCGTTCGAGCCTGCGGTGCCAGCGTTCGTTACTTGCCTCTGGCCTTAATTTTTCAAGCGGCATTGCTTCGGCGGCTTCATCGGCAACCAGTTTACCGCGAACAGCAGTTTTATAAAGATTGACGGCCATGATAATTACTCCCGTCAGGTACATGGTACCACCTATTGAGCGCATTACGTGCATAGGGATGATACGCATAGTAGTTTCCAGGAAATTCGGGTATTTCAAAATACCTTCCGGTGTAAACTCCTTCCACATTAAACCTTGCGTAAAGCCCGACCAGTACATCGGGATCGCATAGAACAGGATACCCAGCGTGCCGATCCAGAAGTGGAACGAAGCCATTTTTTTTGAGTAAAGTTCCGTTTTATAAATGCGAGGGATAAGCCAGTAAAGAATGGCGAAAGTAAGGAAACCGTTCCAGCCTAAAGCGCCCACGTGAACGTGAGCAATGATCCAGTCGGTAAA
Above is a window of Mucilaginibacter ginsenosidivorans DNA encoding:
- a CDS encoding cbb3-type cytochrome c oxidase N-terminal domain-containing protein; the protein is MKTIRFIFLSLLILSIQPAFAADDHSLLSGETMNYIGYGAIMIALVVLIVAMLTVLKAFKLVARLLLGPEAAVDAKADKAALKEARKAARADRLNRLLSLKPMSEEKSLLIEHDYDGIQELDNPTPAWFMYLFYVTIAFAIGYLLIYHVFDAAPLQYDEYKNEMAVAAKEKAAYLAKVGNMVDENTVKLTTDVAVLSSGQDIFKSRCIACHGDHGQGNVGPNLTDDYWLHGNKINEIFKTIKYGVASKGMPTWETQLSPKQISDVANYVKSIHGSNPANPKEPQGDKIVDDGAAKPATPAPKTAALIK
- the ccoN gene encoding cytochrome-c oxidase, cbb3-type subunit I, which translates into the protein MQPEKFYYDNKIVRNFGIATVIWGIIGMLVGLIIAIQLYQPEMNMHNQYTSFGRVRPLHTNAVIFAFVGNAIFMGVYYSLQRLMKARMFSDVLSKIHFWGWQLIIVSAVITLPLGITTSHEYAELEWPIDILITIIWVVFGINMFGTIIKRRERHIYVAIWFYIATFVTIAVLHIVNSLEIPVSFTKSYMVFAGVQDALVQWWYGHNAVAFFLTTPYLGMMYYFLPKMANRPIYSYKLSILHFWALIFIYIWAGPHHLLYSTLPGWAQSLGVVFSIMLIAPSWGGMINGLLTLRGAWDKVRDDVILKFMVVGLTAYGMATFEGPMLSLKQVNAIGHFTDWIIAHVHVGALGWNGFLTFAILYWLIPRIYKTELYSKKMASFHFWIGTLGILFYAIPMYWSGFTQGLMWKEFTPEGILKYPNFLETTMRIIPMHVMRSIGGTMYLTGVIIMAVNLYKTAVRGKLVADEAAEAMPLEKLRPEASNERWHRRLERKPILFLVASLIVILIGTFVELMPTLTISSNIPTIASVKPYTPLELQGRDIYIREGCVNCHSQTIRPFRSETERYGEYSKAGEFVYDHPFLWGSKRTGPDLQREGGKYGDSWHFNHLMDPRLMSPGSIMPEYSWLIKQKLDTNTTGAKIRAMQSLGVPYPTGYDKIANNDLDKQAKGIADNLAKDHIKVKSNKEIVAIIAYLQRLGTDIKANKTANN